The genomic interval TCGTAGAATGAACGGCTCAGTTGCAATTCGTTCTTTTTCATTCCTTTCGcagtattattatatttcgaagTTCATTGCCGTTCCTTTTGTTTGAACGTGGTATGGTATGGGTACATTGCGCAGGCTCAGGCGGGGAAAGCCCCGCTAGCTCGAAATTAGTACGCTAAAATCGTACTAAGGCGGAACGGACCAGGGCGCGCCATGCTATCGATTCAAATGTTGTTATTGGGTTTAAGGCCTTTCCTCCTTAGCAGACCTTCAATTTAGATATTTACTCTCACTTGAATTGGAATCCAATCCctatatcaatctttttctctccatctacATCACTTCAAgcctcctttcctttcctttccatttcagTCTCGGCATCAAGAGCTCTCTGAGCATACTTCTTGACTCTTCTAAATACTTCCAGTAACTTGCGATCAAGACTGCAGCCCTTTcgcaaatcttcttcatcgagAAGTACGCGAAACAGCAGTCGCGCATCGTTCTACAAGTTTACCTTGAATTGAACTTAATCAACTTATCTCACAGAAAACAGATAGACTCATCATGGCTGAAGCCGAGAATTTCGAGGAAGATCTCTTCGCTGACCTGTATGTACTATTCACCTCACACctacttttcaaaaaaattctGGTGGTCGCACCTTTATCAACACGTTGCAAAACATTCAGCTGATACATTGCGTAAGGTACACCGAAGATGATAACGCCGCAAATGCATCAGAGGCTGTGACCGAACCTACCGTCCAACCATCAGCCCCTGCTACAGAAACCAAACCCGAAATACCAGCCGAACAAGAAATTGAACAAAATCCACAtaatggagatggggatggtgatCAACAAATGTACAATGGTGAACAggatgtggatgaggatATAGATTTCAATCTGGGAAACGGGAATGGCAATGGGGGTGGTTATGATGCTCCTTCTACTAGGGATGAAGCACAAGGACCGGGTATTAAGGAAGATGGGTAAGATTACAGATTTTTTTCCTCTACACTTTATCATTGCTATGCTGCAAATTTGCAATATGACTATAGTCACGGAACTTCGGGCTCAACTCACACCAAGCATGGAATATGGAGATCATGGATATGATGGGTTGGGGTTGATGCAGAGGTCAGGACATAAACTGGCAGCAAATCTGGAAGCTGGAGTTGTGATCGGGAATGGAATCAAATGAGATAGGGACGGGTACTTTTGGATGGGAGCTTTCGGGGGTTCAGGTGGCTATGTGAAGGGTTCTTGGGCGCTTGATCCAATATTATATCCTGCTTTGGCACTGGGTATTTACTTTGGACTTGGCTCAAGGCTAAGGGAGCATGGAGAAGGAATGGCGTTGGAACAAGCTCAGAGTCATTTGATTTGAGATAATTGGGTATACACACCACATGCATTCGCCATCCACAACGGCAATAGTCAAACCtgctactactactactactactactactacatAGCCTATTGTCGATATAATCTTCATAGAGCCACAGACACAGATAGGCCATAGCCCATAGCTTCGACGCCAGTACCTAGCATCACGATAGCAAAAAAACgcgatttttttttggatatctTATGGTGCCATCTGTTCTATCGTTATTGCATGATTTGCAGGCAATGTTAGACGGTTATTGCTTGGGTGTGTACCTGGCATTAACATCATGCTGGAAATGTCGAAAGCTCCATCAAATGCCAGATGTGGTCCTTTAAACCCCAACCCACCCTTGCTCCTTCGCCTGCAGCCCAGTTACAAATTATTTTTCCAGTCAGCAATGGAGAATCGGATGTCATCTCGTCCCCGAGAAATGAAACAGCCTAGGAGAAAGCACTGGTGCACTGATTGCTTCGAAGATAACTGATACGGGACGACTTCTTTGCCTGTTCTCATTGTCGCCATACGAATTGATGAGTATAGCCAGAATGCTAACTTTTGCCTGCTTAGTAAAATGTTCATTGGTGGTTTGAATTGGGAAACGACAGATGGTGAGATGGCCAAATTTCAACGTTACGCTTAACCCCTGTACGACCACTAACGATAGATTATAGAATCATTGAAGGATTACTTCTCACAATTTGGTGAAGTACTTGAATGTACTGTCATGCGAGATGGTGCCTCTGGTCGATCTCGAGGATTTGGGTTCCTGACATTCAAAGACGCCCGGACTGTCAATATTGTCATGGTTAAAGAACATTACCTTGACGGCAAAATAGTAAGACCCGATCTCAAAACCTTTAACAATTCTTTACGCTCTTATCCTTCCAAATTTCTCCTATTAGCTTCAGAAGGCACTCACTCACATACAACTTTTAAGATTGATCCCAAGCGCGCTATTCCCAGAGATGAGCAAGAACGTACGAGCAAAATTTTCGTTGGTGGTGTCAGTCAGGATGCTTCCGAACAAGATTTCAAAGAGTACTTCACGCAATTTGGACGAGTTGTTGATGCTACTCTTATGATGGACAAAGACACCGGTAGGCCAAGAGGATTTGGATTCGTCACATTCGACAGTGAAGCCGCTGTCGAAGCATGCTTGGAAGCTCCACTCGAAATTCATGGAAAGCCAATCGAGGTCAAGAAAGCCCAGCCTCGAGGCAACATacgagaagaggaagaaaccAGGGGGCCACGAGGCAGTAGATTCAAGAAAGGTGGAAACGCCAGTGACGAATTTCAGAATTCTAATCAACAGCAACAAGGTGGTCAAATGAATGTCCCAGGTGGTATGACTCCTCAATTAATGGCTCAATATTGGCAGCGCATGCAACAGTACTTTGCAGTAATGCAACAACAAATGGCCATGGGCGGGGGGCGAGGACAAATGCCAGGCGGAATGCCCGGCGGTATGAATCCTGCCATGATGGCCCAAATGGCTCAGATGCAGCAGATGCAGCAAATGCAGCAGCAAATGCAAGGAGGGGGAGGCGCTGGAGCGCGCAGCCAAAGTCCTCAAAGTCCAACTGCTGGAATGGCAGCAATGGCCAGTATGAATCCAGCCATGATGCAACAGATGCAGCAAATGCAACAAATGCAGATGCAACAGGCCATGGGCGGACAAGGAGGTAACTTTCCGGCTGGAGGTGGGAGTAACCCCGGTGGTCGAATGGGTACACCCGGCTACAATGCCTATGAACAAGGCATCTTCGAGCAACAAAAGTACGAGCAGCAACAAATGAGACGTGCTCAACGCGAACAATCTCAATATGGAGGCGGCGGTAGTGGCGGTGGGTATGGAATGGGTGGAGGTGGCGGTGGACCAACCTCTTGGGAGGGTATGTATGACGATGTTCCTCAGCCAGgcagtggtggtggtggtggtggtggtagtggcaGCGGTCgtggtggatttggtggtggaagaggtcgtggaggtggaggtggaggaagcGATAGGGGGTCTGCTCCTCCTGCGACTGCACCTAATGCACCTGCCGGTGCTCCAACAGGCCCGAAGAATGCTGGAAAGCCTGGTGCGAACTACAGGGGTGGTGGAAGGGGTGGCAACAGAGGTTTTCATCCTTATGCTAGGGGATAAATGTGGCACCCACTGTCCCTTGGGTTCTCTGGCCGAGGAGTTGCTTGAATCAATATTCTAGTAGTCATCTAGCCATCGATAAACTCAGACTCTTCAGTGCAGTCACATTGCCTCACGTACATTCAAAAATCGCGTCTTTGCTTAGCCTTCGTATCACTTTCGACGACTGCTTTCTCATTTACTTATTTCATTGTCATATTTCGACCTCTAAACCGGGGCCGCGGTGTTAAGGCTGAACAACTTATGAAGAGCTTCAGATTCAGATAATCATTCCACTGCAAAATCATCGGCATGGAAAAGACTGAGATGGCGCCAGTaatccaatatcaaaattccGTTATTGTATAAAGAAACCAGGACATCCCAAAAAActgggaatggaaatgaagaatagTTGCCGTGATTGTTGATGCTTCCTTGTATGTGATACTcttgatttgttttatttgatCCAAAGTGACTCCTCATTGTTGTCTTTGTTTTTGTTAAACTGTTATTTGTCTGGCCTGGCTGGCTAAACTATTTCCCTGCTTGAAAGGAGACTCAGGTAAACTACTGTTAGCATTCCCATGTTTTTGTCCAATTCGTAATTCAATCAAAGAGTATTCTGTCTCATGCAAAGTTGCAAAGTTGCAAAATTGACTGTCGAATAATACTCTGTTTTGTTCAAAAGGCTGAAGATTAATGAAAGCATTGTGATATTAGGTCAGGCTCCTACATGCTGAGTCAGAATTTAACTCTTCCTGCTGCGCCTACTAGGTACATAAGCCCCAGAATCGCCTTCATCAATAAACAAGCAATCCCATCAACATCAGTAAAACACAATgtctctctcttcaacaGCAGAAATCAAGTCGGTGGTGTTTCCTCAATTTAAAAACTTTCCCACGGACATCCGCCTAATTGTGTGGGAATACTGCATTCCCCCATCTAGGGTGGTTGTTTTGACTCACGAACCCATCAAGACGCCCGTGAATCGTGTGGACGACATTTGGGCGTTCAGATCACAAACTCCAGTTCCTGCCATCTTATTTGTCAATCGAGAATCTTATCATATCACAACGAAATTTTATGAGCGCACGTTCATAAACGGGTATCGCGAAGGCACCCATACTCTTGCCGAAACCTGGTTTGACTTCAAAAGGGATATTCTATATCTGCCTCAGCAACATATAGCCGCCCAGCTCAGCGATTTTCTCTCTGCTCTTCCCCGATCAACTCATGGCAATCAAGATACAGGAGGCTTTAATAGAGTGGAAAACCTTGCATTACCAATCAGGTGGTTGCCCAATTTTGCACGTGTTTCGGACGGCACCATACATAAACCCTTGACCAGACTGTTAGGCACATTTGGCAGTGTAAAAAAAGTCTATTTTATAGCTGGTCAAGACCCCCCGCACCCTTGTACAGAGAGTGATGTTGTTTTCCAGGATGGATGGCATCTTCCTTGCAGGTGTATTGAAATGTTTGAGCTTTCAAAAGCGCGCGATGCTACCCTTTTAGCTCCAGAACCATTTCCACCATATTCTGTTGCAAGGCACATGGTGGAAAACGAAAGTTTTGTCGTAGATGAAGAACTATTAGGTATTGATAGGGAGAAATGGAATGATCGTGTTGCAACTCGCTCACAAAGCCTTGCGATTAATATTACAGGTGAACGAGATGGACCTGACGAAAGACATTGGGAAATGCCTGATTTTGAGACCAGGATATTGGTCAGTCAGGACTATCAAGTGAAGTTCGAAGCTCAAAGGCTAGAATATCTCAACATGATTGAGGAAAATGTGAAGAGGCATGAGAATCACAAGGAAGACGAATGTAACTGCCAACTTGTTAGCTCCTCCGACAGGATATTCCAGGGACAACGATAGGAACTCAGAGGATTGTATGGTTGTTGAGTCCTTCTCTTCGAGTGCCTGCCTCAATCTACTCTCAAGGTACCATGACGGCTAGTTTGGATACACAAATCCGCATGGATTCCATTAAATAATCTACTCTTTTTGAAAGCGGATTTTGAGGCCGTATTTGTATGCAAAGTTGGTAAAATCGTAAGTTTTGTCTCATGCTTTATAATTATGAGCGTTTCAAACCCTTAAAGTCTAAAGCTCTTCCTATATGATTCCCTTACTCAATTATTTATCATTAAACGCGCTTAATCGTGATGTAATCTCTCATGTATGCATAGTTGGCACGTGGTTGGTGTAAACATGCGCTCTACGAGTGCTAGGCTCGTAGACCTTTAGTTGCAGATTCTAAGGATAAATTGTACCCTTCTCTCGCAGTTCTTCCAAGGCAAAGTGCCACTATTCGAATGTCAGTAGCAAGCTGCTGAATCGAACTCCCCACCTAGATATATCCATGTGTCATACAAACACTCCACTTCCTCTTATTTTCACAATTCTACAAATTGATAGTTTTCTCTGAAGCGGATTGGTACTACCACGGATTCTGCGGTGGCACAAAGAGCAGATTACTTCAGTGGACCCGGCGCGGGTTTTACATCCAAACTATTCCTGAGTCCATCGTTGTTATCCGGCATTTACACCTTCACTTTTGCTAGCTTTCTAATTTTCACATCGCTCACATATTTTAGAGGTGTGGCTGCCTATACTGTTGTACTTGGTGCAATCTGGCGACTGCAACATTTATCGAATGAGGAAGTTGGCATGGTCAGCAGTGCCAACGatcacaaaaagaaaaggccaTAAGACGAGACACTAGATATCTAGATGATGAGCATGACCACATTAGGGTTCTAAATCGAGATATGAAGATCAAATCCATTCGATTCGAGAAAAGAGTGCGATTCAtgtattgaatatttgtggtatcaccatggggatggtgaaatGTCAACAACACTGTGCCTCACAATGTGTAACATTGCTGAAGGGGCTAGAACGATGGCTACGAAACTATTAAGATTTAGTGCCTAGGTGCTAGTGCAGGTAAAGTCATATGGTACCTATATCACATGACTCATGTTCCAACAACTATCAATCTGGATGAAAGTCAAATGGGACGTTTGACTCCTATCGATCATATCTCCCTAATTTCTCCTCATACATAATCGTAATCAACGTCAGTCCTTTATAAGATCTTGAGCGACAATGTCAACACAATACGACGCAATTGGTGCCAATTATGACATTCTTTCTGATCTCCCGACCCAGCAGTTAACACACTCAGCTATGATTGAACGCCTCGGCCCTATTGTTCAATCCAGACGAATCCTTGAACTTGCGTGTGGGACAGGCTTCTATACTCTCGCAATGTTGAACATGGGCGCTTCTCATGTGACTGCGGTTGATATCTCATCCGTTATGGTCTCTGCTGCTCAAAGTAAGATTCcagatgagatgaaagaaCATGTCACTTTCTGCACTGTAAACTGTGCTCAATTATCTATGTGGAATGAGGACCAGCTTCGTGGTCAAGAGGGGACTTTTGATATCGTTGTCGCAGCTTGGTTGTTGAATTATGCAGAAACACAAGAGGAGATGCAAAAAATGTTTGAAAATATACGCTTTGCCCTGAAGCCTGGAGGAGTCATGATCGCATTGACTGTTAACGCGTCAATCATCGACAGTTTCCGACCAAGTGATTCACCTAACCATAGAGAGGTACATCTTGGGTTAGTCTATGATTGTATTGCGGTCGTCGAGGGTGGGTACAAAATGCTTCTTTCCAGCGTGCGAACTGGTGAGAAGAACATTAAGTTCGAATGGTATTTCCTACGAGAGGAGGTTTATCATCAGGCAGCAGCTGAAGCAGGCATGGGTCCGCTCGAATGGAACGTGGTGTTGCCAGACGAACAGCATCTTCAAATACAGGTAGGCAAAGCTTCGTCTTTATCCAGAGGGTTCTTTTGGCTAATAAATGGTTTGGAGGGCCTGAATGATTGGCAGGCATATTTGGATCGTCCTATAAATGCTATTTGCGTTTCGAGAAAGCCAGAGGTGGAGCTTCAAGAACAATGTTCTACCGACATTAGTTCGGGTTCGGAACTGCTAGTAAAGACTGAATAGTCATCAATCTGTACCAAGAGCCCTCACTTTTCCTTTGCGGTAGTTCTCAGGTCCCTAGGCAGTGATAGATAGTATTAATACAAAGCGACGATATTCTTGTCATACCAAGCTAATGTGAGAGTATCCTTGAGCCCCGTCATTTTTTTCGGGAAAAAATCAGACAAAAACGCAGAGTAATTGACGTGGCGCAAATCGTATGGTATATCCCTTTCATAGCAGATTAGCAGTGGTATCTCATGAATTGCCTGAAGAGAGAATAGAGCAGTTTCTGACGTTTTGAGCTGTTGAGATTATTAGTACTCAATAGACCAATTCACGAGATATGAACGTATTGAACTCATAAGCTTGGAGTTCTGACATGGTGTTCAAAATAAAGGAAGCGGGCCGGTGGTATGCATGTATTATTGACTATAGCTATGTAGGGTTGAAGTGGAAGATATCATATATGCAGCTAAGGTGCACGTGCCACATCTTTCCAAGACAtaagaaaattcaaaaagaatccaAGCAACAATCTCATCAATAAGCCTTCTTAAACCTAGAAGCCAATTTGGCTATCACTTCTAACCGTTCTTCTTTGTCCTTTCCAGCCATACTTTTGGTGACGTTGTCAAACATTTTCCATACCTCAATAAACTTATGGTTGCTATCTGGGCTAGTACCGATAGCTTTAAGGGCATCTTGCATATTTTcatgatttttgatatttcgaaGATCATCAAGAGTAAAAGATGATACGTCTACTTGGCTCTTTTGCCGGGATATTTGCGTATGTATTGTAGCCAATTGCACGCAGCAAATCACGAGAGCAGCAAGGCCAACACCTAGAGCAGTCGCAGCGGAGGATCCAGTCTGTGGCCGAAAGTTCTGGCCGGAGTCATCATTGAGCGAAGCATTTTCTGAGACTTCTCACCCGGGGATAATGAAGTGCAAGTCTCTCATGTTTGGCCCCCAGTCCTAAGCATTGCTGTTGATTTTTGCAGCACCAACTCAGAATAATTTGGTGTGGTTAGACGCTGTGGGATAATCGTTGTCTTGATGTAGTGCTTTGTGGGCTgcagaacagaacagaaaaatctttttttcaaaCAGCACGACGCACTGCCAAgtcatctttttctttgaatttgaaggCTTCGATACAAATGGGAGAAAGTTAATACGGAAAGTCAGTTTTCAAGTTAGGGTTGTGAAAACGCCATTTTTCCAAGTTGCAAATTTCTTTCATGTCACATCAGTATGATATCTCAACATCAATGATCCCTTCAATAATGGGGATTTTGACACTGATGATATAGTTTGAATATAAGATTATCATTCAAAACTACATTTTGTTCATTCCTAGGTACTTCAAGTAGGCTCTAGCCAGACGTCTGTGTTGAACAGACAGCCAGCATGAACTCGACGcaataaatcaaaacttCACCCCTAACCTTCTTCGCTTCTATCACCAAAAAGATTTCACTTCATTCTTTATGCTGATGGACCATCAAGTGTTATAGGATGTTTCCACCATCCGCTTTTCCCACATTCATCGTAAGTGCCCCTGTAACTCCACGAAGGAGTAGTTGAAGTGTGGTTTCGCCTGTCTTTGATgttctctcttctcaataCTTCATTGCCTTGAACCTTGAACAACGGAGCAAGTTTTTGATCAGTCCCCAATGCTGATTCTAAGGTTGGTGCAAGATCCAAAGCTTTGAAGTCTGAAGTTTTTTTAGTACCTATCCACGCATCATATATCTCGTCAGCCGATGTTTGTACTGCCTCCTGGCAACGACCAAAATTATCTGAGTTGGCATCATCAAGCAAGCGCTTGTCGCCATACATTGTCCAGGCTTTGCCACTAGAATCTTTGACAGATAAACCAATGGCACAGTCCTCGTCGTGCATCATCTAGCACAATATGATTAGCACGAAAAGAATACGAAAGCTTCCTTCAATCTGCTTTGCTTACTTTGGCGCACATATCAGGGTAATATGGAAACAACGGTCTATGAAGCTGGCGTCGTGGAGTGCGAACATGACCGGCCGAAAAGATGTCTTGCAAGAAGTGGTCCGCAAAGGCGTTCATGGCATACGCCTGGTTTAGTCCATTAACATCTCCATGATGGGTACGAGCGTATTTGATTGCAGCCGCATGACCAACTTTATAGCAGGTATATGCATCATCCCCGAAATGATCCCAATTATAACTTGCCAATTGGAAATAAGTGGGGAAGCCAAACTTCCACATACGAGCAGTCGCACGTTCCAGATCCCAGTCAACATTTTTCAACTTCGAGTACTCATCAGATGGGTCCCGATGCTCTTTGAAGGCCCGATTAACG from Botrytis cinerea B05.10 chromosome 9, complete sequence carries:
- the Bchrp1 gene encoding Bchrp1 translates to MAEAENFEEDLFADLYTEDDNAANASEAVTEPTVQPSAPATETKPEIPAEQEIEQNPHNGDGDGDQQMYNGEQDVDEDIDFNLGNGNGNGGGYDAPSTRDEAQGPGIKEDGKMFIGGLNWETTDESLKDYFSQFGEVLECTVMRDGASGRSRGFGFLTFKDARTVNIVMVKEHYLDGKIVRPDLKTFNNSLRSYPSKFLLLASEGTHSHTTFKIDPKRAIPRDEQERTSKIFVGGVSQDASEQDFKEYFTQFGRVVDATLMMDKDTGRPRGFGFVTFDSEAAVEACLEAPLEIHGKPIEVKKAQPRGNIREEEETRGPRGSRFKKGGNASDEFQNSNQQQQGGQMNVPGGMTPQLMAQYWQRMQQYFAVMQQQMAMGGGRGQMPGGMPGGMNPAMMAQMAQMQQMQQMQQQMQGGGGAGARSQSPQSPTAGMAAMASMNPAMMQQMQQMQQMQMQQAMGGQGGNFPAGGGSNPGGRMGTPGYNAYEQGIFEQQKYEQQQMRRAQREQSQYGGGGSGGGYGMGGGGGGPTSWEGMYDDVPQPGSGGGGGGGSGSGRGGFGGGRGRGGGGGGSDRGSAPPATAPNAPAGAPTGPKNAGKPGANYRGGGRGGNRGFHPYARG